Below is a genomic region from Candidatus Rokuibacteriota bacterium.
GGACGCGAACGGCGCCCTCGCTCTTCCGGGCGGCCTTCTGGGGCTTGGACTCGGGCGCCTGCTTGTGGTCGCGGACCACGGCGGGAGCCAGCTTGCCCAGCACCTGGTGGATGGAGGCCTTGCCGTAGCCCATGGCGGCGAGCAGGTCGTCCGCGGTGGCGTAGCCCATCTCCGCGAGGAGCTTCTTCATCTCCTCCGAGGCCAGGAGCGTGGCCGGGACCAGGCGGTACTTCTTGGCGTCGCGATCGAAGAGCTCGCGGCCCAGTTCGAGCGAGCGGGCCCGCTCCGCGACCTTGAGCCACTGGTTGATCTTGGCCTTGGAGCGGCTGGACTTGACGATCTTGAGCCAGTCCCGGCTCGGATGCTGGGTGGGCGAAGCCACCACCTCGACGATGTCGCCCTGGCGGAGCGTGTAGCGCAGCGGCACCAGCTTGCCGTTGACCTTTGCGCCGACGCAGTGATGCCCGACGTCCGTGTGGACGGCGTAGGCGAAGTCGATGGGCGTCGAGCCCTCGGGCAGCGCCTTGACGTCGCCCTTTGGGGTGAACACGTAGACCTCGTCCGGGAAGAGGTCGAACCGGACCGTGTCGAGAAACTCCTTCGGGTCCTTCATCTCCTTCTGCGACTCCATCAGCTGGCGGAGCCACGTGAAGGCTTCGTCGAACCGGTCGCGGTCGCCCTTCTTCTCCTTGTAGAGCCAGTGGGCCGCGATGCCTTCCTCCGCCACGCGGTGCATCTCCCAGGTGCGGATCTGGATCTCGAACGGGTCGCCCTTGGGCCCGATGACCGTCGTGTGAAGCGACTGGTACATGTTCACCTTGGGCATCGCGATGAAGTCCTTGAAGCGGCCGGGCACGGGCTTCCAGAGGGAGTGGATGACGCCGAGAGTGCCATAGCAGTCGCGCACGGTCTTAGTCAGGACCCGGACGGCCGTCAGGTCGTAGATTTCGTCGAACTCCCGCCCGCCCTCGTGCATCTTTTTCCAGATCGAGTAGAAGTGCTTGGGCCGGCCCGCGATCTTGGACTCGATGCCGACCTCCCCGAGCTTCTCCTGGAGGAGCGCGATCAGGGAGTTGATCTCGGCCTCGCGCTCGAGCCGGCGCTTGGCCACCCGGCGCATCAGCTCCTGGTAGTCCTCGGGCTGCATCACCCGCAGCGCCAAGTCCTCGAGCTCGGCCTTGACCTTGGCCATGCCGAGCCGGTGCGCCAGCGGGGCGTAGATGTCGAGGGTCTCCTGGGCAATCTTCTTGGCCTTCTCGGGCGCCAGGTAGTCGAGCGTGCGCATGTTGTGCAGGCGGTCCGCGAGCTTGATCATCAGCACGCGCAAATCGTGGGCCATCGCCACGACCATCTTCCGGAAGTTCTCCGCCTGCCGCTCCTCCCGCGAGGAGAAGGCGAGCTTGCCGATCTTGGTCACCCCGTCGACGAGGTCGGCGATTTCCGGCCCGAACTCCCGCGCCAGGTCGTCCTTGGTGGCCCCCGTATCCTCGAGCACGTCGTGCAGGAGACCGGCGATGACCGTGGTGACGTCCATCTTGAAGTCCACGAGGAGGCCGGCGACTTCCAGGGGGTGGGAGAGATAGGGCTCGCCCGACGCGCGCTGCTGGCCCTTGTGGCTCTTCTCGGAGAAGCGGTAGGCGCGGCTCACCAGCTCCAGGTCGGCACCCGGCTGGTACTTCGGAATCTCCTCAATCAGCGTCTGTAACTGTGTCAACCCGCGACCTCCTGAGGTTGACCAGCAATTTTGCCACTGAAATCAGTATTTTGCTACGACTTTTTACCTCAGGCCTTCGCCTTGGCTGGGACCTTGCCCCCCGGCCGTGCGCGGGCCCGGCTCCAAGTCTCCCAGTCCATGACCAGGGAGGCCGCGGCGATGGAGGAATAAGTGCCGGTCACCACCCCGACCACGAGGGCAAAGGCGAAGTCCCTCAGCACCTCGCCCCCGTAGATGAGGAGGACCAGGGCCGCAATGAAGGTCGTGAATGCGGTCAGGAGCGTCCGGGACAGGGTCTGATTCATGGCCCCGTTGACCAGTTCGGCCACGGTCTGCCCCTTGCGGAGGCCCTTGCCGCGGCTCTCCCGGATCCGGTCGAACACCACGATGGTGTCGTTGATCGAGTAACCGACGATGGTCAGGAGCGCCGCGAGCACGGGCAGCGACATCTCCCGCTGAGTCAGCGACAGGGCGCCGAGCGTGACGATCACGTCGTGGGCGATGGCGACCACGGAGATGACGCCGTCGCGGAAGTGGAAGCGGAGGGCGACGTAGATCAGGATGCCCGCCATCCCCGCCAAGACCGCGTACAGGGCCTGGAGCTGGAGGTCCCGCCCCACCTGCGGGCCCACGAACTCGATACGACGGATTTCGACCCGGGCGCCCGCCGTCTTCGACAGGGCGTCTTGCACCTGCTTCGACAGCTGGTCTGGCTTTTCCCCGCCCTGGGGCAGCCGGATCAGGTACTCCTGAACGTCGCCGAACTGTTGGATCACGGCGTTTCCGAGCTTGATCTCGTCGAGGCCGCGCCGCACGAGGTCCACGGACGCCGGCTTGTCGTAGCGGACCTGGACCAGCGCGCCGCCGGTGAAGTCGATGCCGTAGTTGAGCCCGCCCACGAAGAAGATCCAGACCAGGCTCAGGAGCATGAGGCCGCCCGAGGCCAGGTAGAACCACCGCCGCTTGCCGACGAAATCGTAGTTGGCGTTGACGAAGATCTGGAGCATCGGCGGCCCCTAGATGGAGATGCTCTCGACCCGGCGGCCGCGCATGTACATGAGGTCGAAGACGAGGCGGGTGAAGAACACCGCCGTGAAGAGGCTGGCCAGGAGGCCGATCGCCAGCGTCACGGCAAAGCCCTTCACGGGCCCCGTCCCGAACTGGTAGAGGATGGCCGCGGAGACGAGTACGGTGACGTGGGTGTCGATCACGGTGCGGAAGGCCCGCGTGAACCCGGCCTCGATGGCGGCGCGCACCGTCTTGCCGGTCCGCAGTTCCTCCCGGATCCGCTCGAAGATCAGGATGTTCGTGTCCACGGCCATGCCGATGGTCAGCACCACGCCGGCGATGCCGGGCAGGGTCAGCGTGGCATGGAAACCGGCCATGGCCGCCAGCAGGATCAGGAGGTTGAGCGCCAGCGCCACGTCGGCGACGAGCCCGGAGAGGCGGTAGTACACGAGCATGAAGAGCACGACGGCGATGGCCGCGGCGGCGCTGGAGACGATGCCCTTGCGGATCGAATCCGCGCCGAGCGAGGGCCCGACCGTGCGCTCCTCGAGGATCTGCACGGGCGCGGGCAGCGCGCCCGCGCGCAGAACGATGGCGAGGTCGGTCGCCTCCTCGGAGTTGAAGCCGCCCGTGATCTGGGCCTGGCCCGAGGGAATGCGCTCGCGGATCACCGGGGCCGAGTACAGGTTGCCATCGAGGAGGATGGCCAGGCGCCGCCCCACGTTGGCCGAGGTCAGGTCCGAGAACACCCGGCCGCCGACCCCGGTCAGCTCGAGCGAGACGTAGGGCTCGCTCGTGTTCTGGTCGATCGACACGCGGGCGTTGGCAACGTCCGCGCCGGTGAGCAGCGCCTTCTTCTCCACCACGAAGGGGACCCGGCGCTCCTCCTTGGTCTCCTTGTCGACGCGGCGCTGGTAGAGGAGCTCCGAGCCCGGCGGCACCTGCCCCGCGACGGCCTGCTCGACACCGGCGCCGTCGTTGACGAGCTTGAACTCGAGGAGCGCGGTCTTGCCGATGAGCGCCTTCGCCCGCTCGGGGTCCTGCACGCCGGGGAGCTGGACGAGGATGCGGTTGTCGCCCTGCTGCTGGATGGACGGCTCGGCCACGCCGAACTGGTCGACGCGGTTGCGGATGGTCTCGAGCCCCTGCTTCACGAACCACTCGCGCTGCGCCGCCACCTCTCGGGGCCGCATCGAAAGCACGAGGCGACCCGCGGCCTGGTCGGCTTCCTTGACGTCGAAGATGGGCAGGTCCTTGAGCACGGTCTGCGCGTCGGCCCAGGCCTGCGGCGACGCCAGCTGCACGGTGAGCTCAGTGACGCCGCGGCGCTCGATGGACTTCACGCCGACACCCTTTTTTTCCAGCGCGGCCCGCGCGGTGTCGCCGGCGCGCTCCGTCTGCACCTGGAGGGCCTTGTCGATGTCCACGCCGAGCACGAGGTGGATGCCGCCCTGGAGGTCGAGGCCGAGGTTGATGGTCTTCTTCGGCGGGTAGAGGTAGAAGACCGCGACCGCCGCGACGACGGCGACGATACCGATGCGGAGCCAGAGCCGCCGCGTCATCAGGAGGAGGCGCCGCCCTCGCCCGAGGCGGGCACGATGCGCCCGATTGCCGTGCGGTCGAACTCCAGGCGCACCTGGTCGGCGACCTTGAGGGTGACGCCGTGCTCGGAGAGCTTCACCACGGTGCCGTGGAGCCCGCTCGACATCACCACGCGGTCGCCCGGCTTGACGGCGGACAGCATGGTCCCGCGCTCGCGCTTCTGCTTCTGCTGCGGCCGGATCAGGAGGAAGTAGAAGATGGCGAAGATCGCCGCGAAGAACGCGAGCTGCACCATCATCGAGCCGCTGCCCTGCCCGCTCGGCGCTTGCGCCGCGGCGTACGCGAAGTTGACCATGAGCCTCAGGCCTCCGTCTGTGTCGAAGTGGGGTCCGAACCGCCCACGGATTCTACCCCATATCGGTCCAGAAACCGAGAGCGGAATGGCGCGAACGCGCCGTCGGCAACCGCGCGTCGCATCGCCGCCATGAGACCAAGGTAGAAGGTCAGGTTGTGCAGCGACAGGAGCCGGTACGCGAGGAGCTCGCGCGAGAGGAAGAGATGCCGGAGGTACGCCCGCGAGAAGCCTTGGCACGTCTCGCAGGGGCACGCGGCGTCGAGCGGCTCGGGGTCCCGCGTGAAGCGCGCATGGGTGATGGTCAGCGGCCCGTCGGCGGTGAAGACCTGCCCGTTGCGGGCGTTGCGCGTCGGCAGGACGCAGTCGAAGAGATCCACGCCGCGCGCGACGGCCTCGACCAGATCGTGCGGCTTGCCCACGCCCATCAGGTAGCGCGGCCGGCCGGCCGGCAGGAGGCCGGCGACGAGCTCCGCGATGTCGTAGAGGAGCGATTTCGTCTCGCCCACCGCCAGGCCCCCGATGGCGTAGCCCGGCAGGTCGTAGGCGCAGGTCGCCTCCACGGCGCGGCGCCGCAGCATCTCGTACCCGCCGCCCTGGACGATGCCGAAGAGCGCGCGTCCGTCGCCGGCCGCGGCGTGAGCCGCCACGGAGCGGCCGAGCCACCTGAGCGTCAGCGCCAGGGAGCGCTCCGTGTCGCCGAGGGGCGCCGGGTGGGGCAAGCACTCGTCGAGCGGGTGGAGGATGTCCACGCCCAAGGCGTGCTGGATTTCCACGCAGATTTCCGGCGTCAGGAGCCGCAGCGAGCCGTCGATGTGCGAGCGGAACTCGACGCCCTCCTCCCCGAGCCGGCGGAGCTTCGAGAGGCTGAAGACCTGGAAGCCGCCGGAGTCGGTCAGGATGGGCCCGTCCCAGGCCATGAACCGATGGAGCCCTCCCATCTCGCGCACCAGCTCATGGCCGGGACGCAGGAAGAGGTGGTAGGTGTTGGCCAGCACGATCTGGGCGCCCGCGGCGCGCAGGTCGGCCGGGCTCAGGCTCTTCACCGTGCCCTGCGTCGCGACCGGCATGAAGGCCGGCGTCTCCACCGCGCCGTGGGGCGTCGTGAGCCGCCCGGCCCGCGCGGCGCCGTCCTGCCTGAGCAGCTCGAAGCGGACCCGCGCCGTCACAGGATCAGCATGGCGTCGCCGTAGGAATAGAAGCGGTACCCTAGGGCGACGGCGTCGCGGTAGACGTCGAGCACCCGGTCGCGGCCGGCGAAGGCTGAGACAAGGAGCAGAAGGGTCGAGCGCGGCAGGTGGAAGTTGGTGACGAGGGCGTCGACGACCCGGAAGCGATAACCGGGGTAGATGAAGAGATCGGCGCCGCCGCGGCCCGTGCGGACCCGGCCGGTCTCGTCGGCGGCCCACTCGAGGGTGCGCGTGGTGGTGGTGCCCACCGCTATGACCCGGCGGCCCTGGGCGCGCGCGCGATTGACGGCCTCGGCCGTCGCTGCCGGGATCTCCGCCGCCTCCGGCTCGAGCTGGTGCTGTTCGACCTCGGCCGCGCGGATCGGCCGGAAGGTCCCGGCTCCCACGTGGAGGGTGACGCGATGGATCTCGACACCCGCCGCGCGCAGGCGCTCGAGCAGCGGGCGAGTGAAGTGAAGTCCGGCAGTGGGCGCCGCCACCGAGCCCTTCTCGTTCGCATAGACCGTCTGGTAGCGCTCCCAGTCCTCCGGCTTGGGCGCAGCGTGCCTCTCGATATAGGGCGGCAGCGGCGGCAGGCCGTGGCGCTCCATCAGCAGGTCGACAGGCCACGGCGCCTCGATCTCGACCGCGCGCGCGCCCAGGGCACGGTGCTCGAGCACCGTGGCGCGCGCCGCGCCTCCCGCGAGCGTGACGCGCGCGCCGAGGCCGCAGCGCTTCCCCGGGCGGACCAGCGCCTCCCAGCGCCCGCCCTCGAGCGCACGCAGCATCAGGAGCTCCACAGGCCGTCCGTCCCCTTCGAGGGCGCCGATGAGCCGGGCCGGGATCACCCGGCTCTCGTTCACGACCAGGCAGTCCCCCGCCCTGAGCCAGCGCGGCAGATCCGAGAAGCGCGCATCCTCCCGCACCCCCCGCGCCCGATCCAGGACGAGCAGCCGCGAGGCATCCCGCGGCTCCGCGGGCTCCTGCGCGATCCTCTCCGGAGGCAGCTCATAGTCAAACAGCGTGAGATCCATGTCGTGTGAGTCTACAGTCAGCGCCACAGCATGGCCAACAGCCGAAGGCGGTGAAAGAAGACGCAGAGGCCGACGGGGGTAGCAAGCCGAGCTACCCGATTTTCGAGCCCGGAGAAACGTCGAAGTCAGGACGCAGCAGGATCACGTGCCCGTCCTCGTCGTACGCGCCTAGCACAAGCACCTCCGACACGAACGACCCGATCTGCTTGGGCGGGAAGTTGACCACGGCGATCACGCGCCGGCCCACGAGCGCAGCAGGCGCGTAGCGCTCCGTGATCTGGGCGCTCGAGCGCTTCACGCCCAGCGGGCCGAAGTCGATCCAGAGCTTGAGGGCGGGCCGCCTGGCCTCGGGAAAGGGCTGGGCGTCGACGACGACGCCCACGCGCATGTCCACCCGCTCGAAATCGACCCACGTGATCGCCATGGGGCGCTCCGCCGGCGGGACTACTTCAGCGACGAGATGCCGGTCAGCGAGGACAGCGTGGCGCCCGGATAGTAGTACTGGACGATCTGGCGCGCCGTGTAGCCCTGATCGGCCATCGTCTTCGCGCTCCACTGATCGAGGCCGACGCCGTGCCCGTA
It encodes:
- a CDS encoding tRNA-binding protein; the encoded protein is MAITWVDFERVDMRVGVVVDAQPFPEARRPALKLWIDFGPLGVKRSSAQITERYAPAALVGRRVIAVVNFPPKQIGSFVSEVLVLGAYDEDGHVILLRPDFDVSPGSKIG
- a CDS encoding bifunctional (p)ppGpp synthetase/guanosine-3',5'-bis(diphosphate) 3'-pyrophosphohydrolase, which codes for MTQLQTLIEEIPKYQPGADLELVSRAYRFSEKSHKGQQRASGEPYLSHPLEVAGLLVDFKMDVTTVIAGLLHDVLEDTGATKDDLAREFGPEIADLVDGVTKIGKLAFSSREERQAENFRKMVVAMAHDLRVLMIKLADRLHNMRTLDYLAPEKAKKIAQETLDIYAPLAHRLGMAKVKAELEDLALRVMQPEDYQELMRRVAKRRLEREAEINSLIALLQEKLGEVGIESKIAGRPKHFYSIWKKMHEGGREFDEIYDLTAVRVLTKTVRDCYGTLGVIHSLWKPVPGRFKDFIAMPKVNMYQSLHTTVIGPKGDPFEIQIRTWEMHRVAEEGIAAHWLYKEKKGDRDRFDEAFTWLRQLMESQKEMKDPKEFLDTVRFDLFPDEVYVFTPKGDVKALPEGSTPIDFAYAVHTDVGHHCVGAKVNGKLVPLRYTLRQGDIVEVVASPTQHPSRDWLKIVKSSRSKAKINQWLKVAERARSLELGRELFDRDAKKYRLVPATLLASEEMKKLLAEMGYATADDLLAAMGYGKASIHQVLGKLAPAVVRDHKQAPESKPQKAARKSEGAVRVRGVDDVLVRFGKCCSPVPGDGIVGFITRGRGLTVHARDCLTVVKNVLDKERLLAVEWDGGEPATRPVKIAVYIGRDRPGLLAEITAAISSQRGNITKAEITVTDDRKGINHFVIEVEDLHQLQGIMQGIRDVKDVMNVERVRGL
- the secF gene encoding protein translocase subunit SecF — translated: MLQIFVNANYDFVGKRRWFYLASGGLMLLSLVWIFFVGGLNYGIDFTGGALVQVRYDKPASVDLVRRGLDEIKLGNAVIQQFGDVQEYLIRLPQGGEKPDQLSKQVQDALSKTAGARVEIRRIEFVGPQVGRDLQLQALYAVLAGMAGILIYVALRFHFRDGVISVVAIAHDVIVTLGALSLTQREMSLPVLAALLTIVGYSINDTIVVFDRIRESRGKGLRKGQTVAELVNGAMNQTLSRTLLTAFTTFIAALVLLIYGGEVLRDFAFALVVGVVTGTYSSIAAASLVMDWETWSRARARPGGKVPAKAKA
- the yajC gene encoding preprotein translocase subunit YajC produces the protein MVNFAYAAAQAPSGQGSGSMMVQLAFFAAIFAIFYFLLIRPQQKQKRERGTMLSAVKPGDRVVMSSGLHGTVVKLSEHGVTLKVADQVRLEFDRTAIGRIVPASGEGGASS
- the tgt gene encoding tRNA guanosine(34) transglycosylase Tgt, with the protein product MTARVRFELLRQDGAARAGRLTTPHGAVETPAFMPVATQGTVKSLSPADLRAAGAQIVLANTYHLFLRPGHELVREMGGLHRFMAWDGPILTDSGGFQVFSLSKLRRLGEEGVEFRSHIDGSLRLLTPEICVEIQHALGVDILHPLDECLPHPAPLGDTERSLALTLRWLGRSVAAHAAAGDGRALFGIVQGGGYEMLRRRAVEATCAYDLPGYAIGGLAVGETKSLLYDIAELVAGLLPAGRPRYLMGVGKPHDLVEAVARGVDLFDCVLPTRNARNGQVFTADGPLTITHARFTRDPEPLDAACPCETCQGFSRAYLRHLFLSRELLAYRLLSLHNLTFYLGLMAAMRRAVADGAFAPFRSRFLDRYGVESVGGSDPTSTQTEA
- the queA gene encoding tRNA preQ1(34) S-adenosylmethionine ribosyltransferase-isomerase QueA; its protein translation is MDLTLFDYELPPERIAQEPAEPRDASRLLVLDRARGVREDARFSDLPRWLRAGDCLVVNESRVIPARLIGALEGDGRPVELLMLRALEGGRWEALVRPGKRCGLGARVTLAGGAARATVLEHRALGARAVEIEAPWPVDLLMERHGLPPLPPYIERHAAPKPEDWERYQTVYANEKGSVAAPTAGLHFTRPLLERLRAAGVEIHRVTLHVGAGTFRPIRAAEVEQHQLEPEAAEIPAATAEAVNRARAQGRRVIAVGTTTTRTLEWAADETGRVRTGRGGADLFIYPGYRFRVVDALVTNFHLPRSTLLLLVSAFAGRDRVLDVYRDAVALGYRFYSYGDAMLIL
- the secD gene encoding protein translocase subunit SecD translates to MTRRLWLRIGIVAVVAAVAVFYLYPPKKTINLGLDLQGGIHLVLGVDIDKALQVQTERAGDTARAALEKKGVGVKSIERRGVTELTVQLASPQAWADAQTVLKDLPIFDVKEADQAAGRLVLSMRPREVAAQREWFVKQGLETIRNRVDQFGVAEPSIQQQGDNRILVQLPGVQDPERAKALIGKTALLEFKLVNDGAGVEQAVAGQVPPGSELLYQRRVDKETKEERRVPFVVEKKALLTGADVANARVSIDQNTSEPYVSLELTGVGGRVFSDLTSANVGRRLAILLDGNLYSAPVIRERIPSGQAQITGGFNSEEATDLAIVLRAGALPAPVQILEERTVGPSLGADSIRKGIVSSAAAAIAVVLFMLVYYRLSGLVADVALALNLLILLAAMAGFHATLTLPGIAGVVLTIGMAVDTNILIFERIREELRTGKTVRAAIEAGFTRAFRTVIDTHVTVLVSAAILYQFGTGPVKGFAVTLAIGLLASLFTAVFFTRLVFDLMYMRGRRVESISI